From the genome of Solanum dulcamara chromosome 12, daSolDulc1.2, whole genome shotgun sequence:
TTAGAATTATCATGTCACATTCATAGAGTCAGATCCAGAGTACTTGCCCCTCTTCGTGCATTTTCAATTGTAGCATAATTAGCATCTTCTTTCAATCTTGAAGGAGATTTTTGTGAGGACAGTGACAATGTTAAAGTACTCCCATCATCATCGTCATCGTCATCGTCTTCGTGGctgttgttttttttctttactcCTAAGGATAAATTCAAGTCAATTAGGTCACAATGCATAGCCTTCCTTTTCAAAGGACTCAATAGTACTCTTGCTTGAGATTTTTCAGCAATTTGGAATAATGGAGTGAGCTTATCAATATGGTTGCTGTCAAAGATCCTCTCATTGAGTGTAGTGTAAAATCCTGTTCTGGCCTTGTCAATTGTGCTTTGTCCCATTATGGAGCTATGCATCAAGTTATTATCTTGACAATTCCTAGAAGAAACATCTCCATATCTGGGGAAAAGagtaaataaattaaagatcTCTCTTTGAGACTGGTTTAAATAGAGCGACATGAACTATAAAGCTTCATATATATAACCAGTTATTCCAACTTGCTTATATAGTCAAATCTATCTAAAATAGTCATGTTCTGTAACAACATTTCACTATAAGAATCATGGTTTTTGTGGAATCGATCTTTAATGTTATGTTATAGTATATGTTCTTTATATATAATAGAATCTTTCTATAGCAACCAAAAAATATCGAGAAAAACAATGTTGTTATAGAGAGGTTTGACGACGTAATTGTTATGgatatatttgaatataataaattggtATACCTAGAAGTGCTGTTGAACCTTTGATTGAAGCTTGATAGCATAGGGAGTTGGCTCAAGTTGTAGATGTATGGATCTCCACCTTCCATAAAAAGCTTGCGATGATTTGTAATCCCTGTGAGGTAAAAAGGACTTGAAATTAGTTAGATTTACTATATATATTAAAACCCTAAACATGTAAATTAAAAAGATAACAGCATATATACCTTGAGCTGGATCATCAATCTTCTTGCTTCTATACATCTATGTAAACAGACAAATTAGAAAACAAAACAAGAAGTAATCAGAAAAAAGGTATAGTAGTTTATATGAAGCCAATtatattgaattaattaaaggttatatttatttcatgattAATCAAGAAATCTTTTAGATACttgatttttaatttcttctataGCTAGGTAGGCACTTAAATTAATTACCTGCAAATGACTCTTGACATGAGCAATGTTGAGTCCTTTTATGTTCATCAATTGAAGAACTAATTTGGGTG
Proteins encoded in this window:
- the LOC129876654 gene encoding uncharacterized protein LOC129876654 — protein: MMEDSGGTEFSKTSPNSDKNEDEDENTSIKLHKDGGSSSNSTIEEGVKKFSVRPYVRSKMVRLRWTPDLHRRFAHAVERLGGHDRATPKLVLQLMNIKGLNIAHVKSHLQMYRSKKIDDPAQGITNHRKLFMEGGDPYIYNLSQLPMLSSFNQRFNSTSRYGDVSSRNCQDNNLMHSSIMGQSTIDKARTGFYTTLNERIFDSNHIDKLTPLFQIAEKSQARVLLSPLKRKAMHCDLIDLNLSLGVKKKNNSHEDDDDDDDDGSTLTLSLSSQKSPSRLKEDANYATIENARRGASTLDLTL